Proteins encoded within one genomic window of Ideonella dechloratans:
- a CDS encoding NAD(P)/FAD-dependent oxidoreductase: protein MAHIVIIGAGIGGMPCAYELREMLPKEHQITVVSAVDYFQFVPSNPWIAVGWRQREEIVLKVGPLLEKKGIAFIPSAVSAIDAPGNQLTLANGQTLAYDYLVITTGPKLSFDEVPGAGPAAHGGGGHTHSVCSVDYAEAFWRDYQEFLKNPGPIIVGAMPGASCFGPAYEFAFIVDADLRKRKLRHKVPMTYVTSEPYIGHLGLGGVGDSKSMLESELRNHDIKWITNAKTTQVEAGKLFTTQLDDQGNVLKQHELPFKLAMMLPAFKGVDPVAAVPNLCNPRGFVLIDEYQRSKAYKNIFSAGVCVAIPPVEVTPVPTGAPKTGYMIETMTSAIAHNIADELAGRPATAQGTWNAICLADMGDSGAAFVALPQIPPRNVNWFKKGKWVHLAKIAFEKYFLSKMKSGNSEPIYEKYVLKALGIVRLTDR from the coding sequence ATGGCCCACATCGTCATCATCGGCGCCGGCATCGGCGGCATGCCCTGCGCGTACGAGCTGCGCGAAATGCTCCCCAAGGAGCACCAGATCACCGTGGTCAGCGCGGTGGACTACTTCCAGTTCGTGCCCTCCAACCCCTGGATCGCGGTGGGCTGGCGCCAGCGCGAGGAGATCGTGCTCAAGGTGGGCCCGCTGCTGGAGAAGAAGGGCATTGCCTTCATCCCCTCGGCGGTCTCGGCCATCGACGCGCCGGGCAACCAGCTCACGCTGGCCAACGGCCAGACCCTGGCCTATGACTACCTGGTGATCACCACCGGTCCCAAGCTCAGCTTCGACGAGGTGCCCGGCGCCGGCCCCGCGGCCCACGGTGGCGGCGGCCACACCCACTCCGTCTGCTCGGTGGACTATGCCGAGGCCTTCTGGCGCGACTACCAGGAGTTCCTGAAGAACCCGGGGCCGATCATCGTCGGCGCCATGCCCGGTGCCAGCTGCTTCGGGCCGGCCTACGAGTTCGCCTTCATCGTCGACGCCGACCTGCGCAAGCGCAAGCTGCGCCACAAGGTGCCGATGACCTATGTCACCAGCGAGCCCTACATCGGCCACCTGGGTCTGGGCGGCGTGGGCGACAGCAAGTCCATGCTGGAAAGCGAGCTGCGCAACCACGACATCAAGTGGATCACCAACGCCAAGACCACCCAGGTCGAGGCCGGCAAGCTGTTCACCACCCAGCTCGACGACCAGGGCAATGTGCTCAAGCAGCATGAGCTGCCCTTCAAGCTGGCCATGATGCTGCCGGCCTTCAAGGGCGTCGATCCGGTGGCCGCGGTCCCCAATCTGTGCAACCCGCGCGGCTTCGTGCTGATCGACGAATACCAGCGCAGCAAGGCCTACAAGAACATCTTCTCGGCCGGTGTCTGCGTGGCCATCCCGCCGGTGGAGGTGACCCCGGTGCCCACCGGTGCGCCCAAGACGGGCTACATGATCGAGACCATGACCTCGGCCATCGCCCACAACATCGCCGACGAGCTGGCGGGCCGCCCGGCCACCGCCCAGGGCACCTGGAACGCCATCTGCCTGGCCGACATGGGCGACAGCGGCGCCGCCTTCGTGGCCCTGCCGCAGATCCCGCCGCGCAATGTCAACTGGTTCAAGAAGGGCAAGTGGGTGCACCTGGCCAAGATCGCCTTCGAGAAGTACTTCCTCTCGAAGATGAAATCCGGCAACTCCGAACCCATCTACGAGAAGTACGTGCTCAAGGCCCTGGGCATCGTGCGCCTGACCGACCGCTGA
- a CDS encoding metal-sensing transcriptional repressor: protein MSMLTDDKTRTDLLNRLKRAEGQLRGIQRMIEEGQPCQDVASQMAAVRKALDSTYVRMTVCFMEQELGAHLGANTKGRKQLSEVLGEVQTLLGKVR from the coding sequence ATGTCGATGTTGACCGACGATAAGACCCGCACCGACCTGCTCAACCGCCTGAAGCGGGCCGAAGGCCAGCTGCGCGGCATCCAGCGCATGATCGAGGAGGGCCAGCCCTGCCAGGACGTCGCCAGCCAGATGGCCGCCGTGCGCAAGGCGCTGGACAGCACCTATGTGCGCATGACCGTGTGCTTCATGGAACAGGAGCTGGGCGCCCACCTGGGCGCCAACACCAAGGGCCGCAAGCAGCTCAGCGAGGTGCTGGGCGAGGTGCAAACCCTGCTGGGCAAGGTGCGCTGA
- a CDS encoding YgaP family membrane protein, with amino-acid sequence MTITRLLRIIPGLFILLSLALGVEGSPLFVNKWWLAFTAFVGLNLLQFGFTNVCPMAFFLKKLGVPEGDGAACCR; translated from the coding sequence ATGACCATCACCCGCCTGCTGCGCATCATCCCCGGCCTGTTCATCCTGCTGTCCCTGGCCCTGGGCGTCGAGGGCAGCCCCCTGTTCGTCAACAAGTGGTGGCTGGCCTTCACCGCCTTCGTCGGCCTGAACCTGCTGCAATTCGGCTTCACCAATGTCTGCCCGATGGCCTTCTTCCTGAAGAAGCTGGGCGTGCCCGAAGGCGACGGCGCGGCCTGCTGCCGCTGA